Proteins from one Telopea speciosissima isolate NSW1024214 ecotype Mountain lineage chromosome 1, Tspe_v1, whole genome shotgun sequence genomic window:
- the LOC122640932 gene encoding transcription factor TGA1-like yields MSSPSAQFAASRRMGIYEPAHQISMWGETFKGSMSPNTGVSTIVEVETRVDNKSEETSHGAMEHSKKYDQEATKPPDKVSRRLAQNREAARKSRLRKKAYVQQLESSRLKLAQLEQELERARHQGVYVGGAYDTSHLGMSGPVNSGVATFEMEYGHWVEEQMRQTRELRTALQAHVTDIELRILVDGGMSHYYDLFRMKAAVAKADVFYLMSGMWKTSAERFFLWIGGFRPSEVLKVLLHQLDPLTEQQIMDVCNLQQSSQQAEDALSQGMDKLQLTLAETLAADPLGAGSYTSQMATAIGNLDALVTFVNQADHLRQQTLQQMARILTIRQAARGLLALGDYFHRLRALSSLWAARPREPS; encoded by the exons ATGAGCTCTCCATCAGCTCAATTCGCTGCTTCAAGAAGGATGGGTATATATGAGCCAGCCCACCAGATTAGCATGTGGGGTGAAACCTTCAAAGGCAGTATGAGTCCAAACACTGGTGTATCCACGATTGTTGAGGTGGAAACAAGAGTTGACAACAAG TCGGAAGAGACTTCTCATGGAGCCATGGAACATTCCAAAAAGTACGACCAGGAAGCAACCAAGCCGCCTGATAAG GTATCAAGACGTCTTGCACAAAATCGTGAGGCTGCTCGTAAAAGTCGTTTGCGTAAAAAG GCTTATGTGCAACAGTTGGAGTCAAGTCGTTTAAAGCTTGCACAATTGGAGCAGGAGCTTGAGCGAGCTAGACATCAG GGTGTATACGTAGGTGGTGCTTATGATACTAGTCATCTGGGGATGTCTGGACCTGTTAACTCAG GGGTTGCTACATTTGAGATGGAGTATGGACATTGGGTTGAAGAGCAAATGAGACAGACACGTGAATTAAGAACTGCTTTGCAAGCTCATGTAACTGATATAGAGCTCCGCATACTTGTAGATGGTGGCATGAGCCACTATTATGATCTTTTCCGCATGAAAGCTGCTGTAGCAAAAGCTGATGTTTTCTATTTAATGTCTGGCATGTGGAAAACATCAGCTGAACGGTTTTTTCTTTGGATTGGAGGATTTCGCCCATCTGAGGTTCTAAAG GTTCtcctacatcaacttgacccTTTAACAGAACAACAGATTATGGATGTCTGCAACCTCCAGCAATCATCTCAGCAAGCAGAGGATGCTCTTTCACAAGGGATGGATAAACTGCAGCTAACTCTGGCTGAGACTCTAGCAGCTGATCCACTAGGAGCTGGAAGTTATACATCACAGATGGCTACAGCGATAGGAAATTTGGATGCTCTTGTAACCTTTGTGAACCAG GCAGACCACCTTCGCCAGCAAACCCTGCAGCAAATGGCTCGCATCCTGACAATTCGTCAAGCAGCTCGGGGTCTGCTTGCCTTGGGAGATTATTTCCACCGCCTTAGAGCCTTAAGTTCTCTTTGGGCTGCCCGTCCTCGTGAGCCATCCTAA
- the LOC122648973 gene encoding alanine--glyoxylate aminotransferase 2 homolog 1, mitochondrial-like: MALQRYLLKRSHEAGEKLRPLLFRSFSSIAAPALHPFDYAPNAYNAPTLPSFDYSPKAYKGPLGDEILQKRKKYLGPSMFHFYQKPLNIVEGKMQYLFDENGRRYLDAFAGIVTVSCGHCHPEVVNAIVEQSKLLQHATTIYLHHAIADFAEALASKMPGNLKVVYFVNSGSEANDLAMLMARLYSGNLGMISLRNGYHGGSSGTLGLTALSTWKYSIPEGEIHHVMNPDPYRGVFGSDATSYAKDLQDHIDFGTSGKVAGFIAETIQGVGGAVELAPGYLKLVYDIVRKAGGVCIADEVQSGFGRTGSHYWGFETQGVLPDIVTMAKGIGNGLPLGAVVTTPEIAKVLAEKIQFNTFGGNPVCSAGGLAVLRVLDKEKRQAHCADVGLHLIERLRALQQKHDIIGNVRGRGLMVGVEFVTDKKEKTPAKAETTVLFEKLRELGVLIGKGGLHGNVFRIKPPMCFTKDDADFVVDAMDYAMSKL, from the exons ATGGCATTGCAGAGATATCTCTTGAAACGAAGCCATGAAGCTGGGGAGAAGCTTCGACCCTTGTTGTTCCGTAGCTTTTCTTCCATAGCTGCACCTGCGTTACATCCCTTCGATTACGCACCGAATGCTTACAATGCACCTACGCTCCCTTCCTTCGATTACTCACCGAAGGCTTACAAAGGACCTCTAGGAGACGAAATTCTTCAGAAACGAAAGAAGTATCTTGGTCCCTCTATGTTCCATTTCTATCAGAAGCCC CTCAATATTGTTGAAGGCAAGATGCAGTATTTATTTGATGAGAATGGAAGACGTTATCTTGATGCATTTGCTGGAATAGTCACGGTGTCTTGTGGACATTGCCATCCAGAAGTTGTGAATGCTATAGTAGAACAAAGCAAGCTTCTCCAGCATGCTACAACCATTTACTTGCACCATGCAATAGCTGATTTTGCAGAGGCATTAGCATCGAAAATGCCTGGAAACCTAAAG GTTGTATATTTTGTCAATTCTGGTTCTGAGGCAAATGACTTAGCAATGTTGATGGCTCGGCTATATAGTGGGAATCTTGGTATGATTTCTCTGAGAAATGGATATCATGGTGGAAGTTCTGGAACACTTGGTCTGACGGCTCTAAGTACTTGGAAGTACTCAATACCAGAG GGAGAAATTCATCATGTTATGAATCCAGATCCGTATCGTGGGGTCTTTGGTTCTGATGCCACCTCTTATGCCAAAGATTTACAAGATCACATTGACTTCGGTACTTCAGGAAAAGTTGCTGGCTTTATCGCAGAAACCATTCAG GGAGTTGGCGGAGCAGTTGAATTGGCCCCTGGATACTTGAAACTGGTGTATGATATTGTACGTAAGGCAGGTGGTGTCTGCATAGCAGATGAAGTGCAATCTGGGTTCGGTCGAACGGGAAGCCACTACTGGGGCTTTGAAACCCAAGGTGTTCTTCCAGACATTGTTACGATGGCAAAG GGCATTGGCAATGGTCTACCTTTAGGGGCAGTAGTGACGACACCAGAAATTGCAAAGGTTTTGGCTGAAAAAATTCAGTTTAACACTTTCGGTGGGAACCCTGTATGTTCTGCTGGTGGACTTGCAGTGCTTAGGGTTCTTGACAAGGAGAAGCGTCAAGCCCATTGTGCGGATGTTGGATTACACTTAATTGAGCGTTTGAGAGCCCTTCAGCAAAAACATGACA TCATTGGAAATGTGAGAGGCAGAGGTTTAATGGTCGGGGTAGAATTTGTTActgacaagaaagagaagacgcCTGCAAAGGCAGAAACTACTGTTCTATTTGAGAAGCTGAGAG AGCTTGGAGTGCTAATTGGGAAGGGGGGTCTCCATGGAAATGTTTTCAGAATAAAACCACCTATGTGCTTCACAAAAGATGAtgcag ATTTCGTCGTTGATGCAATGGACTATGCCATGTCAAAGTTGTGA